One Dromiciops gliroides isolate mDroGli1 chromosome 3, mDroGli1.pri, whole genome shotgun sequence DNA segment encodes these proteins:
- the LOC122748080 gene encoding zinc finger protein 2-like: protein MNTVNVAKSLRKKSSITLYERICTGEKPLTCNECGKILGSRGSLIRDQRIHAGVKSFECNECGKAFSSRGNLNRHERNHAGVKPFEYNKCGKAFAKRGKLNKHEKIHTGEKPFECNKCGKVFSHKESLTKHERIHTRERSFECERCGKAFFERGKLIRHQIIHTGLKPFECDKCGKALSNKGSLTDHLRVHTGMKPFECDECRKAFSRHGSLITHKIIHSGEKPFQCNECEDVSLLGPHTSSLCSSCPKLC, encoded by the exons ATGAACACAGTGAATGTGGCAAAGTCTCTGAGAAAAAAATCCAGTATTACTCTATATGAGAGAATTTGTACTGGAGAGAAACCCCTTAcatgtaatgaatgtggcaaaATCTTGGGTTCCAGAGGAAGCCTAATTAGAGACCAGAGAATTCATGCTGGAGTGAAatcctttgaatgtaatgaatgtgggaaggcctttagtAGCAGGGGAAATCTTAATCGCCATGAGAGAAATCATGCTGGAGTGAAACCTTTTGAATATAataaatgtgggaaagcctttgcTAAAAGGGGAAAGTTAAATAAACATGAGaagattcatactggagaaaaaccctttgAGTGTAATAAATGTGGAAAAGTCTTCAGCCACAAGGAAAGTTTAACTAAACATGAGAGAATTCATACTAGAGAGAGATCCTTTGAATGTGAAAGATGTGGGAAAGCATTCTTTGAGAGAGGAAAACTTATCAGACATCAGATAATTCATACTGGATTGAAACCTTTTGAATGTGataaatgtgggaaagccttAAGCAATAAGGGAAGCCTCACTGATCATCTGAGAGTTCATACTGGAATGAAACCCTTTGAATGTGATGAATGCAGGAAAGCCTTTAGTCGCCATGGAAGCTTGATAACACATAAGATAATTCATAGTGGAGAAAAACCTTTtcagtgtaatgaat GTGAGGATGTATCTCTTTTAGGACCTCATACAAGTAGTCTCTGTAGTTCCTGTCCCAAGTTGTGCTAA